In the Brachionichthys hirsutus isolate HB-005 chromosome 13, CSIRO-AGI_Bhir_v1, whole genome shotgun sequence genome, AGAAGGAGAAGGTGTCCAAGCTGGTCCACGCCATTAAGATGGGCTGGATCAAGCCTCGCCGCGTGGAGGACGACACCAGGGGGCGCTACTACGACCTCTGGGCCGGCGAAGACTCCTCCATCCTCGCCAGACACAGGATGCATCTACCCGCCCCCAAGATCCCCCTACCGGGTCACCAGGAGTCCTACAACCCGCCACCCGAGTACCTGTTCACGGACGAGGAGGTGAGACGTCTTTGGAGAGGGGACACCTGTCCCGCTGACCCGCGTCCAGCACgcacctgtctacctgtctacctgtctcaCTCCTCAGCGAGCTCTGTGGGACCAGCAGGATCCGTCGGACCGGAAGGTTCCTTTCGTTCCCGGGAGGTTCCCGAGCCTCCGGCAGGTTCCCGCCTTCCCCCGGTTCATCCACGAGAGGTTCGAGCGCTGCCTCGACCTCTACCTGTGCCCCCgacagaggaagatgagggtaACCCACACACCTGCAGCCGCACCGGGGCCCCGCCCACCCAGGCAGGACGAAGGTAGATCAGtgacatgtctgtctgtctgtctgtctgtctgtctgcaggtcaaCGTCGACCCGGAGGATCTCATTCCAAAGCTTCCCAAACCCAAAGACCTGCAGCCGTTTCCCACCACGCAGTCTCTGGTAGACacgcccacacgcacacgcacacatgcacacgcacacacacacacacacacgcacacacacacaggtgagcgcTCACTAATGCAGAACATCTTCTTGTCCAGGTGTATCGGGGTCACACGGGTCTGGTTCGCTCCATCAGCGCGTCGCCGTCGGGACAGTGGCTCGCCTCGGGTAACAGTACTCTGtctgtgtacttgtactacGAAGTATCAAGTAGTAACGATGGTTCTGTTTCTTTGTAAccgcaacaggaagtgatgacgGTTCCGTCCGGTTGTGGGAGGTGTGTTCCTCTCGCTGTGTGGCGACGGTCCAGGTGGGCGGAGCCGTGAAGAGCGTCGCATGGAACCCAaacccgtccgtctgtctgctgGCTGTTGCCTTGTAAGGCCGCCGCCCCctttcctcactctctctctctctctctctgatactGTGGTAttgatcctctctctctcttccagggATACTGTGGTATTGATCCTGTCTCACTCgctggcagacagacaggtcattTCATCATCAGAGCGGCTCCTGTCGCGTCCGCTGGAGGCGGCGCCGACAGACGGGGTGGAGTCTGTCTTCTggagtgagggggaggggcatgAGCTTGGCCAGGGGGTCCGGCTCAAAATAACACACCCCAAAGTGAGACGGTCCGCCTGTCTGATCAGCCATGCCCGATCAATACCCGGCTGAACGAACTGATCGGTATTGGTTTCCCCAGGCTGTCCACCAGGTGGTGTGGCACGCTAAAGGAGACTACCTGGCCTCGGTGATGCCGGATCACTCGAGCCACCTGCAGGTGTTGATCCACCAGGTGAgccggaggcggagccagaacCCCTTCCGGAGGAATAAGGGGCTGGTTCAGTGCGTGTCCTTCCACCCCATCAGGCCCTACTTCTTCGTGGCGACGCAGCGCTCGGTCCGCATCTACAACCTggtcaaacaggaaatgaccaaAAAACTACAAGTCAACTCAAAGTGGATCTCCAGCATGGCCGTCCACCCTGGGGGTAACGCCGGCCCCGCCTTCATCCAAGTGCGATCGTGTTTGGATGATGACGGGCGACGccctgctcacctgtcctcctgtctccaGGTGATCATGTGATCTGTGGGAGTTACGACTGCAGACTGAGCTGGTTTGACCTCGACCTCTCAACCAAACCCTACAAGATGTTACGGTGGGCGTCTGCCGGCCGTCGGGTTGGTCTTACAGCTGACTTGTTGGATATTGATGTATTGATCACatgatcacttcctgcttgcagGCACCATAAGAAGGCGGTGAGGGGCGTGGCCTATCACAGACTTTACCCGCTGTTTGCCTCAGCGTCTGATGACGGGTCTGTTATTGTCTGTCACGGGACTGTTTACAGGTAATACGCATTGCTAGAGTACtattacacacaaatacacagttACTACGGTCATTACTAGAGTACTATTACACACTAATACACAGTTACTAGTCATTAGTAGAGTACTATTACACACTAATACACAGTTACTAGTCATTAGTAGAGTACTATTACACACTAATACACAGTTACTAGTCATTAGTAGAGTACTATTACACACTAATACACAGTTACTACGGTCATTACTAGAGTACTATTAGACACTAATACACAGTTACTACGGTCATTACTAGAGTACTATTACACACTAATACACAGTTACTACAGTCATTACTAGAGTACTATTACACACTAATACACAGTTACTACAGTCATTACTAGAGTACTATTACACACTAATACACAGTTACTACGGTCATTACTAGAGTACTATTACACAGTAATACACAGTTACTACAGTCATTACTAGAGTACTATTACACAGTAATACACAGTTACTACGGTCATTACTAGAGTACTATTACACACTAATACACAGTTACTACGGTCATTACTAGAGTAGGTTTTGCATTATTGAATACACGCTGGTgacctgtgccccccccccccccccacagtgaccTGCTCCAGAACCCTCTGATCGTCCCGGTGAAGGTTCTcagaggtcatgtgatcacTCACGACCTTGGCGTCCTCGATGTGACCTTTCACCCTTCTCAGCCGTGGATCTTCTCGTCTGGAGCTGACGCCACCATCCGCCTCTTCACATAGCAgaatgtttgacctttgaccctgtaacttgtttgtttttaattaaacctGTTTGAGCTGGTGTCTGTgtctggttaccatggtgatagctgctgctgggaggagTCGAGGTCCCGTCAGTGTTTCTCttgctcctgattggctggttgtCCAGCGCAGCTAACAGAAGACCTCAGCGATGACTTCCGGTGTTTATCGGATGAAGCGTCGCATCTAAACGCAGTTTCCTCTTAAAATCATGAACTATGGTTAATAAACGCTTTTAATGCGCGCTTTGATAGCGTTAACCTCTGCAGGATGTGACGTCATAGTTGTGTTCCGGCGGTGCGCCTTCAGTGTCACACCGATATGAGTGTAAACGGAATAATCCCGACCCGCGACGGCTGCGTTTATACCAGCTGTTACTGGTGAATACCGGAACTATTAGGTTCGAGTTCATGTTTGACATCAttgtggacccgtctacgtgtagccgttaccgttgtggacccgtctacgtgtagccgttaccgttgtggacccgtctacgtgtagccgttaccgttgtggacccgtctacgtgtagccgttaccgttgtggacccgtctacgtgtagccgttaccgttgtggacccgtctacgtgtagccgttaccgttgtggacccgtctacgtgtagccgttaccgttatggacccgtctacgtgtagctgttaccgttgtggacccgtctacgtgtagttatcgttatggacccgtctacgtgtagctgttaccgttatggacccgtctacgtgtagctgttaccgttatggacccgtctacgtgtagctgttaccgttatggacccgtctacgtgtagctgttatcgttatggacccgtctacgtgtagctgttaccgttatggacccgtctacgtgtagctgttaccgttatggacccgtctacgtgtggctgttaccgttgtggacccgtctacgtgtagctgttaccgttatggacccatctacgtgtagctgttaccgttatggacccgtctacgtgtggctgttaccgttgtggacccgtctacgtgtggccgttaccgttgtggacccgtctacgtgtagccgttaccgttgtggacccgtctacgtgtagccgttaccgttgtggacccgtctacgtgtagccgttaccgttgtggacccgtctacgtgtagttatcgttatggacccgtctacgtgtagctgttaccgttatggacccgtctacgtgtagctgttaccgttatggacccgtctacgtgtagctgttaccgttatggacccgtctacgtgtagctgttaccgttatggacccgtctacgtgtggctgttaccgttgtggacccgtctacgtgtggctgttaccgttatggacccgtctacgtgtagctgttaccgttGTGGACCCGTCTACATGTAGTTATcgttatggacccgtctacgtgtagctgttaccgttgtggacccgtctacgtgtagctgttaccgttatggacccgtctacgtgtagctgttaccgttatggacccgtctacgtgtagctgttaccgttatggacccgtctacgtgtggctgttaccgttgtggacccgtctacgtgtggctgttaccgttatggacccgtctacgtgtagctgttaccgttatggacccgtctacgtgtggctgttaccgttgtggacccgtctacgtgtggccgttaccgttgtggacccgtctacgtgtagccgttaccgttgtggacccgtctacgtgtagccgttaccgttgtggacccgtctacgtgtagccgttaccgttgtggacccgtctacgtgtagttatcgttatggacccgtctacgtgtagctgttaccgttatggacccgtctacgtgtagctgttaccgttatggacccgtctacgtgtagctgttaccgttatggacccgtctacgtgtagctgttaccgttatggacccgtctacgtgtagctgttaccgttgtggacccgtctacgtgtagctgttaccgttgtggacccgtctacgtgtagctgttaccgttatggacccgtctacgtgtggctgttaccgttgtggacccgtctacgtgtggctgttaccgttatggacccgtctacgtgtagctgttaccgttGTGGACCCGTCTACATGTAGTTATcgttatggacccgtctacgtgtagctgttaccgttgtggacccgtctacgtgtagctgttaccgttatggacccgtctacgtgtagctgttaccgttatggacccgtctacgtgtagctgttaccgttatggacccgtctacgtgtggctgttaccgttgtggacccgtctacgtgtggctgttaccgttatggacccgtctacgtgtagctgttaccgttatggacccgtctacgtgtagccgttaccgttatggacccgtctacgtgtagctgttaccgttatggacccgtctacgtgtagctgttaccgttatggacccgtctacgtgtagctgttaccgttatgggcccgtctacgtgtagttatcgttatggacccgtctacgtgtagctgttaccgttgtggacccgtctacgtgtagctgttaccgttgtggacccgtctacgtgtggctgttaccgttgtggacccgtctacgtgtggctgttaccgttgtggacccgtctacgtgtagctgttaccgttatggacccgtctacgtgtagctgttaccgttgtggacccgtctacgtgtagctgttaccgttgtggacccgtctacgtgtagctgttaccgttgtggacccgtctacgtgtggctgttaccgttatggacccgtctacgtgtagccgttaccgttgtggacccgtctacgtgtggcTGTTACCAGTCCACTACTGGGTTTTACTGGttctgttgttttctgtttctgcagtgAAGAAAACGTTTGGAAAATCTGTGAGTCTGTGCGGCTGCAGAGGACGGCTCTCCTGAAGGAACTGTTTGTGGTGTTCATCTCTAACGAGAGCAGAACGGTGAGGACTTTCTACGTTCTTTAACCGTTCTTTAACCGTTCTATAACCGTTCTTTAACCGTTCTATAACCGTTCTATAACCGGTCTATAACCGGTCTATAACCGGTCTATAACCGGTCTGTAACCGGTCTATAACCGGTCTGTAACCGGTCTATAACCGATCTGTAACCGGTCCATAACCGGTCTGTAACCGGTCCATAACCGGTCTGTAACCGGTCCATAACCGGTCTGTAACCGGTCTATAACCGGTCTGTAACCGGTCTACAACTGTTCAGCTTTTCTCGGCCGTTCTTTACATCTCCGGTTCTTTCTGTGTGGGCGAGGTTCTTCCTGCTCCTACCGGCTGGGCCTCCGTCATCGGAGGCGGAGCCTACGTGGGTGTGGTCTCCCCACCGCCCACGATGGCTGATATCTGACTTTGATCTCCTTCAGGTTCCTCTGTGGAAGCAGAAGTCCAGACCCGGAGGCCAACCAGTGATCTGggtctgtgatgtcactgcatcTATGACACAGCTGGTTAGTTAGAGGTCGTGacatcactgatgatgtcatcgtgtgtTCCAGGACTACCACGTGGTTCTGCTGCAGGCCAGCCTTCAGTCCGAGCCGCTGGTCTATGATCTGGACTCCGAGCTGTCCTTTCCCTGCAGCCTGCGGGTCTACGGTGCCGAGGCCCTGCGCTCCGACGGCAGCATGCGCCCTGCGTACCACAGGTAACGCACACCTGGGGGCCACGCCCAACAGAACCCGGAGCCCAACAACTGTCACACGGCCCCGGCCTTCTTTATCGGCTCTGCTCAACAGGAAGTTGCGCGTCATCCCTGCTGACAGCTTCCTGTCCAACTTCGCATCCGACCGATCTCACATGAGGAGCCCGGACGGATCGTGGACGACGCCCCCCCGCGTTACCCGCCCATACGCACCGCAGGTCACATGACGCCTCACTTCAATGGCGCGAgcatgtttgatgtttgtaaATGACGCGCTGACGTCGTCGTGACGCGTTTCCTCAGAGTGTCGGATGAACCTGGACGACTTCATCAGTATGAATCCCGCCGTCGGCTGGGGGCGGGTCTTCAGCCTGGGCCATTTCCTGCAGAGATATCTGGGCtactcttcatcatcgtcatcatcgttgGCAGTAGCAGCAGCTTCATCATCACCGTCGCCGTCTCCGTTGTAGCTGCAGCAGACAGCTCGGGGGCGGGGCTCAGAGTGCCTCCTGCTCGTCCAATGAGAGTGCTCACCTGTAAACGCTGCAGGCCTGTTTTCTACCTGGAAACACGTCGGCCCGATGATGTCGACTTTTTCTCACTTTAACAGTGAAGGATTCTAATTCTTGCGTTTCAGTCGGGGTGAAAGAActtgtgttaaataaatgaaatgatgtcattttaATGTCGCAGCCGACTGATGATCCAGCTGTTTATTCACATTGATTTATTATAGTTAAGCTCAGGTGAGGGTGGGGCTTGTTTCTGGAGAATCATCATCCAGACCCTACaatgttatattatttttaaatgcagacTGAATTTCTATTTTAGGGTGGTCTTTTGTAAAGCTGGTGTTTTCAGTAAtgacagaagggggggggaccCCCCAACGGCAACAGATGGAGACTTTCACtgcggggagggagggggtccaGTCAGCAGAACAGCCGTTCACTCTATTTACATTCAGTAACTGTTATTCAGAAGCAgctttattattaaaatgttttcatctcTCGGTGTGAAATGAACCCGCTGGGATTTGTGACGCTAAAATGGCCTTTCATGAGAACAACGACTAAAACGGACGAGTTCCCCACGTCAcggggagggcggggcttacAGCTGTACGCGCTACGCGCTCGGTTGTTCCACTCTGAGGCTAGCGGCTACAAGCCCGCACTAACGGAAGGTGGCGATGCTAAACGCTCTCTAGCTTACGTTAGCTTGCTGCGGTTAGCCCGTTAACCCGGGTTAGCTGCCCGCTCCGGGTTTAATGTTCTCTTTGTCTGGGAGGACGAGCTAGCTACCCTGTAGCTTCGTTAGCATGTACCAGCTAATCGGCCAGTGTTATTGACGTTGGCCTCCTTAGCCGGGCTCCGCTGCGGGAGACTGGTTAGCCTGCCTTTGGGGCTCTTGATGTTGGCCGACCTGCCTGCTGCGTGTTTTGACGTGTCGCTGTATCCGGCAGAAGTTATTACTGTGAGGTTCGACTCAGCCTTGGCTAAGACGGCTACTAAcgttagccgttagctgttagccgttagccgtggCTAATGGGACTCTTTGTTGCCGTCAGACGTGCGAGCATCTTAGCTGtaactgttagcttagcttactGGAGTGAATGAACGTAGATGTGGGAGGAATAGCGCACTATTTAGCCCACGCTAAGCTAACCGCGTAGCATCCAGCTGCTGgtgaccttcatcatcatcatcatcatcataaccTGCGGGTTATTATGGCCCGCACACCTGCCTGCAGGCGCAGCTGCTCGCCGGCCGTCTACGTGCTCGTCCTGTCGGGTGAGTTGAACTTCGACGTGTCTGAACTCTGAACCATCGATGAGGCTGCGATAACCCGCTTTATTGATCAAATGAATCCCAGTGACGTCACGGCCTAAAGTAGCACGTTTCTCCTTGCTGCGTGAACGGAAATAAACATGaatttaaacaaaatgacctttATTGATCTCAACATCGGTTTAATCATTGCTAAAACCGAAGAGGCTAATCCAGAATGTAAAGCCGTGTCCCGTTTGTTAGCATTGATTAACCCTAGCCCGGTGATCATGGTCAGTCAGGCCAGGTGTCCAGTCCGTCTGGGGGGGCAGGCTTGCACCGTTacacccttctctctctctctctctcccaggatGCATCGCTGCGTCTCAGAGGAATGACAACGTTTACGTGTCGGGGATCTCTAACGGTGAGGTCACTGAGACGGTGACCTTGTGGGGTCCGGAATGAGCCGGCAGCTGCTACCGGTTCATTCTGTTCTGCATCGCAaccgatcaatcaatcaatcgaccAGTCTGCATGAGCGACCGATCAATCGATCAGTCTGCATGAGCAACCGATCAATCGATCGGTCTGCATGAGCAACCGATCAGTCTGCATGAGCAACCGATCAATCGATCAGTCTGCATGAGCGACCGATCAATCGATCAGTCTGCATGAGCGACCGATCAATCGATCAGTCTGCATGAGCGACCGATCAATCGATCGGTCTGCATGGCATCACGACCAGCTTCATTCACCTGCCGTCTAAACGCAGACCtgagactgtgtgtgcgtgcgtgcgtgtgtgtgtgtgtgcgtgtgtgtgtgtgtgcgtgtgtgtgtgtgtgtgtgtgtgtgtgtgcgtgtgtgtgtgtgtgcgtgcgtgcgtgcgtgcgtgcgcgtgcgtgtgcgtgtgcgcgcgtgtgtgcgtatgcgtgtgcgtgcgtgcgcgtgcgtgcgcgtgtgtaaCGTGACACTGTGCTGGACTGGCTGTGAGTGCCGTCGTGGTTATTGATTATCGTCCGTCCAGCCTGTGGCGACGTGGCGGCGCTCCTGCGGCCGTCCGGCGGCGTCGTCACCAGCCCCGGTTGGCCCTTCCAGTATCCGTCCGGACTGAACTGCAGCTGGAATATCAGAGCCCGACCCGGAGACACCGTCACCATCAGGTGACCAAGGGACCGgccgtttccatggttacagcaCCGTAAGACGCGCTGAACGCTCCCTTCCTGCCGCCGCAGCTTCCAGGACTTCGACCTCCAGGGTTCCCGGCGCTGCTCCTCGGACTGGCTGTCCATCAGCAGCTACCGGCGCCCGGACGGCCTCCGGCTGTGTGGCTCCGCCCTGCCGCCGCCGCACATCTCGTCCCAGGACCACGTCTGGATCCACTTCCACTCGGACGGCAGCCTGACGGGGAAAGGCTTCCGGCTGTCTTACGTCACAGGTGAGGACGCCGGCCGTCCAcagacgtcctcctcctcctgcttatTGATCCTCCCTCATCGATGACCCTGCTGTAGGAAACCCGGAGGCCTCCGGCTGCGACCTGGAACAGTTCCACTGCTCCAACGGGAAGTGCGTCCCAGACGCGTGGCGCTGTAACTCCATGGACGAGTGCGGGGACGGCTCGGACGAGGAGCTCTGCTTGGACTCGCCCTTCTCCTTCCAGCCCTGCAGCCCGGATCAGTTCCCGTGTCTGTCCCGCTACACCCGCCTCTACACCTGCCTGCCGCGCAGCCTGCGCTGCGACGGCAGCATCGACTGCCAGGTGAGGACGCGGCTGAGACGCGTGAGGGATGCGTGAGGGACGCGTGAGGGACGCGAGCGCGGCCCGGGACGCGTGAGGGACGCGTGAGGGACGCGAGCACGGCCGGGGACGTGTGGGGGACGCATGAGGGACGCGTGAGGGACGCGAGCACAGCCCGGGACGCGTGGGGGACGCGTGAGGGACGCGAGCACGGCCGGGGATGCGTGGGGGACGCCGTTGGACGGAGAGATGCtctcctgacccctgacccctgtcCCTTTTCGTGAAGGACCTCGGCGATGAGATCGACTGTGACGGCGCCCCTTGTGGAGAACGGATGAGGAACTTCTACGGCTCCTTCAGCTCTCCCAACTACCCCGACTTCTACCCCCCCGGGAGTAACTGCACCTGGCTGATCGACACCGGGGACCACCGGAAGGTAGCCGCCGGCCTCGTCCGCGCTCGGGACGCCGTTCCGTCCGCCGTGACCCGAACGGCGTCCTCCCCCGCCCGCAGGTCGTCCTCAGGTTCACGGACTTTAAGCTGGACGGGACGGGCTACGGCGACTACGTGAAGGTCTACGACGGCCTGGAGGAGAACCCTCGCCGCCTCCTCCGGGTTCTGACCGCCTTCGATTCCAGGGCGCCGCTCGCCGTGGTCTCGTCGTCCGGTCAGCTGAGAGTTCACTTCAACGCCGACAAGATCAACGCCGCCAGGGGGTTTAACGTCACCTACCAGGTGCGTCGGAGGCGGAGCTGCGCCGCAGCGCGTGTTCAGAGCGGGCCGGCTCTGACTGAGGTTCTGCGGTTCTGCTCCTCAGGTGGACGGGTTCTGCTTGCCGTGGGAGGTTCCCTGTGGGGGGAACTGGGGCTGCTACGCCGAGCAGCAGCGCTGCGACGGCTACTGGCACTGCCCCAACGGTCGGGACGAGCTCAACTGCACTTCCTGTCCGGAGGACGAGTTCCCGTGTTCCCGAAACGG is a window encoding:
- the ntaq1 gene encoding LOW QUALITY PROTEIN: protein N-terminal glutamine amidohydrolase (The sequence of the model RefSeq protein was modified relative to this genomic sequence to represent the inferred CDS: inserted 1 base in 1 codon); this encodes MSVNGIIPTRDGCVYTSCYCEENVWKICESVRLQRTALLKELFVVFISNESRTVPLWKQKSRPGGQPVIWDYHVVLLQASLQSEPLVYDLDSELSFPCSLRVYGAEALRSDGSMRPAYHRKLRVIPADSFLSNFASDRSHMRSPDGSWXDAPPRYPPIRTAECRMNLDDFISMNPAVGWGRVFSLGHFLQRYLGYSSSSSSSLAVAAASSSPSPSPL
- the bop1 gene encoding ribosome biogenesis protein bop1 isoform X1 yields the protein MEERRRGNMRSKELTDGEEPKKASRKTVKKRRNGEEEEEEEEQDEIFNFNKKPAEEDEEDDDADLSDSEDSVYSGLEDSGSDSDDEEEDEDQKAVPQQIEKAEEEGVTAEKEEDEEGVTAEKEEDEEGVTAEKEEDEYERDSSDEEDIRNTVGNVPMEWYKDFPHIGYDLDGKKIYKPIRNKDELDDFLDKMENPDYWRTVHDKLTGSDIVLSDEQVALVNRLQRGQFGDVGFDEYQPQVEFFSNDVMIHPVTNRPAHKRSFIPSLIEKEKVSKLVHAIKMGWIKPRRVEDDTRGRYYDLWAGEDSSILARHRMHLPAPKIPLPGHQESYNPPPEYLFTDEERALWDQQDPSDRKVPFVPGRFPSLRQVPAFPRFIHERFERCLDLYLCPRQRKMRVNVDPEDLIPKLPKPKDLQPFPTTQSLVYRGHTGLVRSISASPSGQWLASGSDDGSVRLWEVCSSRCVATVQVGGAVKSVAWNPNPSVCLLAVALDTVVLILSHSLADRQVISSSERLLSRPLEAAPTDGVESVFWSEGEGHELGQGVRLKITHPKAVHQVVWHAKGDYLASVMPDHSSHLQVLIHQVSRRRSQNPFRRNKGLVQCVSFHPIRPYFFVATQRSVRIYNLVKQEMTKKLQVNSKWISSMAVHPGGDHVICGSYDCRLSWFDLDLSTKPYKMLRHHKKAVRGVAYHRLYPLFASASDDGSVIVCHGTVYSDLLQNPLIVPVKVLRGHVITHDLGVLDVTFHPSQPWIFSSGADATIRLFT
- the bop1 gene encoding ribosome biogenesis protein bop1 isoform X2: MEERRRGNMRSKELTDGEEPKKASRKTVKKRRNGEEEEEEEEQDEIFNFNKKPAEEDEEDDDADLSDSEDSVYSGLEDSGSDSDDEEEDEDQKEDEEGVTAEKEEDEEGVTAEKEEDEYERDSSDEEDIRNTVGNVPMEWYKDFPHIGYDLDGKKIYKPIRNKDELDDFLDKMENPDYWRTVHDKLTGSDIVLSDEQVALVNRLQRGQFGDVGFDEYQPQVEFFSNDVMIHPVTNRPAHKRSFIPSLIEKEKVSKLVHAIKMGWIKPRRVEDDTRGRYYDLWAGEDSSILARHRMHLPAPKIPLPGHQESYNPPPEYLFTDEERALWDQQDPSDRKVPFVPGRFPSLRQVPAFPRFIHERFERCLDLYLCPRQRKMRVNVDPEDLIPKLPKPKDLQPFPTTQSLVYRGHTGLVRSISASPSGQWLASGSDDGSVRLWEVCSSRCVATVQVGGAVKSVAWNPNPSVCLLAVALDTVVLILSHSLADRQVISSSERLLSRPLEAAPTDGVESVFWSEGEGHELGQGVRLKITHPKAVHQVVWHAKGDYLASVMPDHSSHLQVLIHQVSRRRSQNPFRRNKGLVQCVSFHPIRPYFFVATQRSVRIYNLVKQEMTKKLQVNSKWISSMAVHPGGDHVICGSYDCRLSWFDLDLSTKPYKMLRHHKKAVRGVAYHRLYPLFASASDDGSVIVCHGTVYSDLLQNPLIVPVKVLRGHVITHDLGVLDVTFHPSQPWIFSSGADATIRLFT
- the bop1 gene encoding ribosome biogenesis protein bop1 isoform X3, with amino-acid sequence MEERRRGNMRSKELTDGEEPKKASRKTVKKRRNGEEEEEEEEQDEIFNFNKKPAEEDEEDDDADLSDSEDSVYSGLEDSGSDSDDEEEDEDQKAVPQQIEKEEDEEGVTAEKEEDEYERDSSDEEDIRNTVGNVPMEWYKDFPHIGYDLDGKKIYKPIRNKDELDDFLDKMENPDYWRTVHDKLTGSDIVLSDEQVALVNRLQRGQFGDVGFDEYQPQVEFFSNDVMIHPVTNRPAHKRSFIPSLIEKEKVSKLVHAIKMGWIKPRRVEDDTRGRYYDLWAGEDSSILARHRMHLPAPKIPLPGHQESYNPPPEYLFTDEERALWDQQDPSDRKVPFVPGRFPSLRQVPAFPRFIHERFERCLDLYLCPRQRKMRVNVDPEDLIPKLPKPKDLQPFPTTQSLVYRGHTGLVRSISASPSGQWLASGSDDGSVRLWEVCSSRCVATVQVGGAVKSVAWNPNPSVCLLAVALDTVVLILSHSLADRQVISSSERLLSRPLEAAPTDGVESVFWSEGEGHELGQGVRLKITHPKAVHQVVWHAKGDYLASVMPDHSSHLQVLIHQVSRRRSQNPFRRNKGLVQCVSFHPIRPYFFVATQRSVRIYNLVKQEMTKKLQVNSKWISSMAVHPGGDHVICGSYDCRLSWFDLDLSTKPYKMLRHHKKAVRGVAYHRLYPLFASASDDGSVIVCHGTVYSDLLQNPLIVPVKVLRGHVITHDLGVLDVTFHPSQPWIFSSGADATIRLFT